Proteins from one Microscilla marina ATCC 23134 genomic window:
- a CDS encoding carbamoyltransferase C-terminal domain-containing protein yields MNPTLAIYGIQDRNNLKYPGYVHDHSLCMMQAGQVVQCLQLERHTRKKYDHQMPHQLETLLNKKLVQLPANCDWVFVNSFVGNSFISKNGKIRFDALPETQLGTDVRQGYGWLELEKWQGNALNAYSISHELAHVFSCVPFFGNFKNNSLLISFDGGASLGNFSAFLYHHQQLQVLHCDWELKAITNLFNANGLSFALLGVHPKHHNSLAGKLMGFAAYGRYRADVLAWLESHQFFADYWTQQQVFYESAHKHFGWQGKVGNLTDPFLQDIAFAFQYTFQQKLLARLTQLQQQVKADYLYYAGGCALNIPANRQIAQSGLFKQIYIPPCCNDSGLALGGAAFLEWKKGHKISYHSPYLNNVGLPSFNPPDDFQVLAARIANALLDGKIIGVCQGVAEIGPRALGNRSILALPNSIDLAKKVSEDCKKRAWYRPIAPVMLEKNARLVTGLAQVPAVSQYMLSDFDILPDYHKKLEGVVHVNGTARIQTIFERVQNPLLFEILHCLDAQGVLGLINTSFNVQGEPMVHTPAQALASGKAMGLDGIVADGALVLFE; encoded by the coding sequence ATGAACCCTACATTGGCCATTTATGGCATTCAAGACAGAAACAACCTGAAATACCCAGGCTATGTACACGATCACTCATTATGTATGATGCAAGCCGGACAAGTGGTGCAATGCTTACAACTGGAACGCCACACCCGCAAAAAATACGATCATCAAATGCCCCATCAGCTGGAAACCTTGCTCAATAAAAAACTGGTGCAGTTGCCTGCCAATTGCGACTGGGTATTTGTCAACTCGTTTGTGGGCAATAGCTTTATCAGTAAAAATGGCAAAATCAGGTTTGATGCCCTGCCCGAAACACAGCTGGGCACCGACGTAAGGCAAGGCTATGGCTGGCTGGAACTGGAAAAATGGCAGGGCAATGCCTTGAATGCCTATAGCATTTCGCATGAGTTGGCGCATGTATTTTCTTGTGTACCTTTTTTTGGCAATTTTAAAAATAACAGTCTGCTCATCAGCTTTGACGGGGGCGCAAGCCTGGGCAATTTTTCGGCTTTTTTGTACCATCACCAACAGCTACAAGTACTGCATTGCGACTGGGAACTCAAGGCGATTACCAATTTATTCAATGCCAACGGTTTAAGTTTTGCCCTTTTGGGGGTGCACCCCAAGCACCACAATAGCCTGGCGGGTAAACTTATGGGGTTTGCTGCGTATGGACGCTACCGTGCCGACGTGCTTGCCTGGCTGGAGAGCCACCAGTTTTTTGCGGACTATTGGACTCAACAACAAGTTTTTTACGAAAGTGCCCACAAACATTTTGGCTGGCAAGGCAAGGTGGGCAACCTGACCGACCCTTTTTTGCAAGACATTGCTTTTGCTTTTCAATATACTTTTCAGCAAAAACTTTTGGCGCGCCTGACCCAACTTCAGCAACAAGTAAAAGCCGACTATCTATATTACGCGGGTGGTTGTGCGCTCAATATTCCGGCAAATCGTCAAATAGCCCAATCGGGATTATTCAAACAAATATATATTCCACCTTGCTGCAACGATTCGGGCTTGGCGCTGGGTGGGGCGGCATTTCTGGAGTGGAAAAAAGGACATAAAATATCGTATCATTCGCCTTACCTCAACAATGTGGGGTTGCCCTCTTTCAATCCTCCTGACGACTTTCAGGTATTGGCGGCACGCATTGCCAATGCCTTGCTCGACGGCAAAATTATAGGGGTATGTCAGGGAGTAGCCGAAATAGGTCCCCGGGCGTTGGGCAACCGAAGTATTTTGGCATTGCCCAACTCAATTGATTTGGCAAAAAAGGTGAGTGAAGACTGCAAAAAACGAGCGTGGTATCGCCCAATAGCCCCCGTGATGCTCGAAAAAAATGCTCGGTTAGTCACGGGTTTGGCGCAAGTGCCTGCTGTGTCGCAGTATATGCTCAGTGATTTTGATATTTTGCCCGATTATCACAAAAAGCTGGAAGGAGTAGTGCACGTAAATGGTACGGCAAGGATCCAAACAATTTTTGAGCGGGTACAAAACCCTTTGTTGTTCGAAATACTCCATTGTTTGGATGCCCAGGGGGTATTGGGGTTGATCAATACATCGTTTAATGTTCAGGGTGAACCTATGGTACATACTCCAGCCCAGGCACTTGCCAGCGGCAAAGCTATGGGGCTCGATGGTATAGTAGCCGATGGAGCGTTGGTGTTATTTGAATAA
- a CDS encoding Rrf2 family transcriptional regulator: MQANGRFTTAIHICIFMQIKGDEKLISSQVLADSVKTNPVVIRRIVARLRDNDIIGSVAGAKGGFFLKRPANQISLWDIYQAVRETDLFYKPKKINPECVVSMNLSELVDGVYSEAELAMKSALAPVKVSDLSARLNKITDLKKSDFC; encoded by the coding sequence ATGCAAGCCAACGGAAGGTTTACTACCGCCATACATATTTGTATTTTTATGCAAATAAAAGGAGATGAAAAGCTGATATCGTCGCAGGTATTGGCCGACAGCGTAAAGACCAACCCAGTAGTGATTCGACGCATTGTAGCCCGGCTACGCGACAATGACATTATAGGCAGTGTAGCAGGAGCCAAAGGTGGTTTTTTTCTGAAACGTCCTGCCAATCAGATTTCGCTTTGGGACATTTATCAGGCAGTACGTGAGACCGACTTGTTTTATAAGCCAAAAAAAATAAATCCTGAATGTGTGGTAAGCATGAACCTGAGCGAGTTGGTCGACGGGGTCTACTCTGAGGCAGAATTGGCCATGAAGTCGGCATTGGCTCCAGTAAAGGTAAGCGATTTATCTGCCAGGTTGAATAAAATTACCGATTTGAAGAAATCAGATTTTTGTTGA
- a CDS encoding carboxymuconolactone decarboxylase family protein produces MKNLEILTREQAAPETQGIFDALKKKVGKVPHLYATIAHSHKGLNALLTLGDNLNGGEFSAKEGEAIALAVGESNACTYCLSAHTAIGKMVGFTEEETVQLRTGAIEDTKLSALTKLAKAITEKNGLPDQALIEEFFAAGYNKAALVELVGHVTKNIFTNYINHIAETTVDFPEVTPLVASNA; encoded by the coding sequence ATGAAAAATTTAGAAATTTTAACTCGCGAACAAGCAGCTCCTGAAACTCAAGGTATTTTTGATGCATTGAAAAAGAAAGTAGGCAAAGTACCTCATTTGTATGCTACCATTGCCCATTCGCACAAGGGGTTGAACGCCTTGCTTACTTTGGGTGATAACCTGAATGGAGGAGAGTTTAGCGCCAAAGAGGGCGAAGCCATTGCTTTGGCAGTGGGTGAGTCAAATGCTTGTACTTATTGTCTGTCTGCCCATACTGCTATAGGCAAAATGGTGGGATTTACAGAAGAAGAAACCGTGCAGCTAAGAACCGGAGCAATAGAGGACACCAAATTGAGTGCCTTGACTAAATTGGCGAAAGCCATTACCGAAAAAAACGGCCTGCCCGACCAGGCATTGATTGAGGAGTTTTTTGCGGCAGGTTATAACAAGGCTGCTTTAGTAGAATTGGTAGGGCACGTGACAAAAAATATATTTACCAACTACATTAATCACATTGCCGAAACTACAGTAGATTTTCCAGAGGTAACTCCACTGGTCGCATCCAATGCCTAA
- a CDS encoding DinB family protein — protein sequence MTLETLISIYQRDLDKLKEEILAYPHEQDIWKTADGISNSGGTLALHLIGNLNHFIGASLGNTGYVRDREAEFALRDVPRQKVIADIDEIKQIVGETLTNLPLARLTKAYPLPWRDKEVSVDFMLIHLLSHLGYHLGQVNYHRRILSVK from the coding sequence ATGACGCTCGAAACCCTCATATCAATTTATCAACGCGACTTAGATAAGCTCAAAGAAGAAATTCTTGCCTACCCCCATGAACAAGACATTTGGAAAACCGCTGACGGCATTAGCAACTCTGGCGGCACCCTTGCCTTACACCTTATAGGAAACCTCAATCATTTTATTGGTGCCAGTCTGGGCAACACGGGCTATGTGCGCGACCGCGAAGCAGAGTTTGCTCTACGCGATGTGCCACGCCAAAAGGTAATAGCTGATATTGACGAAATAAAGCAAATAGTAGGCGAAACATTGACCAATTTGCCCCTGGCGCGCCTTACCAAAGCCTACCCACTGCCGTGGCGAGACAAGGAAGTATCAGTTGATTTTATGCTCATTCACCTTTTATCTCACCTTGGCTACCATTTGGGGCAGGTCAACTACCACCGCCGTATTTTATCTGTCAAATAA
- a CDS encoding metallophosphoesterase, translating into MSTTRVVVFLVFYILIEIYIFSGLNLTFKNPLGQKILIGIYFCSLLVTLIGIITIFTSFPNGYSKVSWTQNLILGLLFSFFITKVVYAVFLLMVDSESVVTYVIRRFSSSDVVPSLQRRRTLKQIGVLVAMVPLTSFLYGVFKGRYSYRLHKVSLSFPDLPAAFDGFKIVQISDVHSGSFDDTAAVKRGIEKIQQQQADLILFTGDMINNLAEEIEPYIGLFRSLSAPFGKYAVLGNHDYGEYISWESEEAKKQNLVKLARHHQAMGFELLNNAQVPIKKSNEQIKLVGVENWGEKPFPQKGDLNKAFAQSQPNDFSILMSHDPSHWDLKVLDFPQKVHLTLSGHTHGMQMGVEIPGFKWSPVKYRYDKWAGLYKKAEQYLYVNRGFGFIGFPGRVGIWPEITLIELKKEKS; encoded by the coding sequence ATGTCTACTACACGCGTTGTTGTTTTTCTGGTATTTTACATACTGATAGAAATATACATTTTTTCGGGATTAAACCTTACTTTTAAAAACCCGCTGGGGCAAAAAATTCTTATAGGTATTTATTTCTGCTCGTTACTGGTCACATTAATTGGTATTATCACCATCTTTACTTCGTTCCCTAATGGCTACAGCAAAGTAAGCTGGACACAAAACCTGATACTGGGACTATTATTTAGTTTCTTTATTACCAAGGTGGTATACGCCGTATTTTTGTTGATGGTAGACTCCGAAAGTGTAGTGACCTATGTCATCCGACGGTTTTCTTCAAGCGACGTGGTTCCTTCTCTGCAAAGACGTAGAACCCTTAAACAAATAGGAGTATTGGTAGCCATGGTGCCACTCACTAGTTTTTTGTATGGGGTGTTCAAGGGGCGCTACAGTTATCGTTTGCACAAAGTATCTTTGAGTTTTCCTGACTTACCTGCGGCTTTTGATGGTTTTAAGATTGTACAAATATCTGATGTACACTCTGGCAGCTTTGACGATACAGCTGCTGTAAAACGGGGCATCGAAAAAATTCAACAGCAACAAGCCGACCTCATTTTGTTTACCGGCGATATGATCAATAACCTGGCAGAGGAGATAGAGCCTTATATAGGTTTGTTTCGATCATTGAGTGCTCCTTTTGGCAAATATGCAGTATTGGGTAATCATGACTATGGCGAATATATAAGCTGGGAATCGGAAGAAGCCAAAAAGCAAAACCTTGTCAAGTTAGCCCGACACCACCAGGCTATGGGATTTGAGCTCTTAAATAATGCGCAAGTACCGATCAAAAAATCCAATGAGCAAATTAAACTGGTAGGGGTAGAAAACTGGGGTGAAAAACCTTTCCCGCAAAAGGGCGATTTGAACAAAGCATTTGCCCAAAGTCAACCCAATGACTTTTCTATATTAATGTCGCACGACCCCAGCCACTGGGACCTAAAGGTGCTTGATTTTCCTCAAAAAGTACACCTGACTCTTAGTGGGCACACCCACGGAATGCAAATGGGTGTAGAGATTCCAGGGTTTAAGTGGAGCCCGGTAAAGTACCGCTATGACAAATGGGCGGGACTTTATAAAAAAGCAGAACAATATTTATATGTAAACCGGGGATTTGGCTTTATTGGGTTTCCGGGCAGGGTAGGCATTTGGCCAGAAATTACACTCATAGAACTCAAAAAAGAAAAAAGCTAA
- a CDS encoding CHAT domain-containing protein — protein sequence MLISFRKTLLSITLIAFSIFLAQAQEDKGAPFKKNGDHFIQQEKFDEALGAYQQMLTAYEGAQDPEGIAEAHKYIGLAYRQQAVYDSSRYFYEKSIDLHTKIYGKRSSLVVSLQRELGLMFQEQGLDQEALAMFKQSLATSISINRKALATCNYIHVGELFIQQKQLDSALTYFDKALVLRQQVRGNNDYRLAALYNLKGYVKFLKKDYPSALKLYEQAIKVNNTDKLEKLQSLANKAEILNIDNHQAALQAYQASDQYIESIRTKVYTQAQRVRLGKLADKVNQGAIEASLALKDYKTAFYFYERDESNAIVALYPKAQILTAESIREQLEPETAMLEYLIGKKGVYVFALTNETFKVTKLAKKGVVGQIKGMRKAIKQKNMGQYKKLAYQLYQRLLKPLEPVFKEKKHLIIVPDKELTLLPFETLLRQPATSAASSQWAYLLKSFNVTYHFSGSLAFAEKILRTYQRPWTAIAPVDFAQKKFETLAASAEEVKTIGAMYPRRKVFVKGAAQRKQLLGKTVSSEILHIATHAQFSKAHPEGSRLLLSKTGITYPEIFKMKLEVDMVVLSHCEPGLEHYDKDGGIFGLGHGFVYAGAHNVVYPLWKNLGIYTRDFMIRFYKEIKKGGRYSKALQTTKLAMLNSGKATTPFDWAGFMIISVD from the coding sequence ATGCTTATATCATTTCGCAAGACATTGCTCTCCATCACACTGATTGCTTTTTCTATATTTTTGGCGCAAGCCCAGGAAGACAAAGGGGCGCCTTTCAAAAAAAACGGTGATCATTTCATCCAACAAGAGAAGTTTGATGAGGCTCTGGGAGCTTACCAACAAATGCTTACTGCCTATGAAGGCGCTCAAGACCCTGAAGGCATTGCCGAGGCACATAAGTATATAGGCCTGGCTTACCGCCAACAAGCGGTTTATGACTCTTCGCGCTATTTTTATGAGAAATCGATAGATTTGCATACCAAAATTTATGGCAAACGTAGTTCGCTGGTAGTAAGCTTGCAACGTGAGCTGGGGCTGATGTTTCAAGAGCAAGGGCTCGATCAAGAGGCACTAGCTATGTTTAAACAAAGCCTGGCTACCAGTATCAGTATCAACCGCAAGGCTTTGGCAACCTGTAACTATATTCATGTAGGAGAGCTGTTTATTCAACAAAAACAGCTCGATTCGGCCTTGACTTATTTCGACAAGGCATTGGTGTTGCGCCAACAAGTGAGGGGCAACAATGACTACCGTTTGGCAGCATTGTACAACCTAAAAGGCTATGTAAAATTCCTTAAGAAAGATTACCCCAGTGCGCTTAAGTTGTACGAGCAAGCCATCAAGGTAAACAATACCGACAAACTGGAGAAACTACAGTCGTTGGCAAACAAAGCAGAAATATTAAATATAGACAACCATCAGGCTGCCTTGCAAGCCTACCAGGCAAGCGACCAATATATAGAAAGCATTAGAACGAAGGTGTATACCCAAGCACAAAGAGTACGGTTGGGCAAACTTGCCGACAAGGTAAACCAAGGGGCTATAGAGGCAAGCCTTGCCCTGAAAGATTACAAAACAGCTTTTTATTTTTACGAACGAGACGAGTCGAACGCAATAGTGGCGCTGTATCCTAAAGCCCAGATTTTAACTGCCGAGTCAATCAGAGAGCAGCTAGAGCCCGAAACTGCGATGCTCGAGTACCTCATTGGCAAAAAAGGCGTGTATGTGTTTGCCCTTACCAACGAAACATTTAAAGTAACCAAGCTTGCCAAAAAAGGTGTAGTGGGGCAAATCAAGGGCATGCGCAAAGCCATCAAGCAAAAAAACATGGGGCAGTACAAAAAGTTGGCTTACCAGCTTTATCAGCGCTTGCTTAAGCCCTTGGAGCCTGTTTTTAAAGAAAAAAAACACCTCATTATTGTACCCGACAAGGAGCTTACATTGTTACCATTTGAAACTCTGCTGCGTCAACCCGCCACCAGTGCTGCCAGTAGTCAGTGGGCTTATTTGCTCAAAAGTTTTAATGTGACCTATCACTTCTCGGGCAGTTTGGCTTTTGCCGAAAAAATATTACGTACTTATCAACGCCCCTGGACAGCCATTGCCCCGGTTGACTTTGCCCAAAAAAAGTTTGAAACCCTGGCAGCAAGCGCCGAAGAAGTAAAGACCATTGGAGCCATGTATCCCCGACGCAAGGTATTTGTAAAAGGAGCCGCCCAACGCAAGCAGTTATTGGGTAAGACTGTTTCCAGCGAAATATTGCACATAGCTACCCACGCCCAGTTTAGCAAGGCGCACCCTGAAGGTTCACGGTTACTTTTGTCTAAAACAGGCATTACCTATCCCGAAATATTTAAGATGAAGCTAGAGGTAGATATGGTAGTATTGAGTCATTGTGAACCTGGTCTTGAGCACTACGACAAAGACGGCGGCATTTTTGGTCTGGGGCACGGTTTTGTATATGCCGGGGCACACAATGTAGTGTATCCTTTGTGGAAAAACCTGGGGATTTATACCCGTGATTTTATGATTCGCTTTTACAAAGAGATCAAAAAAGGAGGCAGGTACTCAAAGGCATTGCAAACCACCAAGTTGGCTATGCTCAATAGTGGCAAAGCAACTACCCCGTTCGATTGGGCGGGCTTTATGATCATTAGTGTTGACTAA
- a CDS encoding triple tyrosine motif-containing protein, which produces MLLRKIIYLMALLGCWSAGYAQEGAVHLQNYPPSNTGVQTNALVQTKHKTILLANARGAAQYNGQQWQPIQAQSTLYALLDDSTVVYTGGRSSFGFLQLLPSRQYRFQSLSRSSKKIPQEIGDFHFVKGNARFVYFLSNKVLVEVDRAQRKVRRVWQNQAFQSLMVFKEKVLVNIRNKGLHQVPAPPKDGGDEDKKPSPLVKVNTQVDFGKIKVLSAFTSARFLYVTAQNKVYKFDGAQWTVLPLAAQKYLEEHTLTQGTLLGSGQLALGTLNGGVLIVAPTSGKTLYMINHQTGLPDDEVQTLAADHRQGLWIVHTQGISRAVLRAPVTNFTHYPGLVGNPTSVTYWQKQLYVATSEGLFQLKKTRSFQDLVAPIKRQQQKGIVVSKEVGGTGGVTLQSQKVGGTVVGNLINNVFGKKKVVVTVKPRQQPKAPPKPQPKVPLRQRNLLQRELYALSSFPYFYHKIPGFSARVKQIVATANELLLGSNQGLYVYQNGKVVPVLKEVYIHQVKKSPDNDQLAYVATSEGVKSVTKQGGKWKLKDDFAAIKSAVYSMAFIGNSLWLGSDNQAIKVHTTPEGQYQSHQVYQLPRYYVENVQVVGIGQAPVLFLSNGLYRLDAKKQQFYRDSLLKDVRLPYQMVQRQGANVWTNLQQKWLNLADSSQVAHLALCSQVNDIYHDQSKNLWVVDKNQVLRIAPVSAKDSTGFDVLVARVFDHQQQNLKLDNIRLYQGAKAYSLTFELGATHYLNEASTQYQYRIKGLTKGWSEWKNNAEIKFTFLPRGKHTLELRAKNAIGEISPVKKIRFRVVPPFWKRWWFYLLEVLVLAGLVIASAVSSRFERFERYSSIITFVTIITVFEFFMITLEPSVDNISGGVPVFKLFMNILLAMSLNPLERRFSAWLSENKHRFQQKQ; this is translated from the coding sequence ATGTTATTGAGAAAAATAATTTACCTGATGGCTTTACTGGGCTGTTGGTCAGCAGGTTATGCACAAGAAGGAGCCGTGCATTTACAAAACTACCCTCCATCAAATACCGGGGTACAAACCAATGCATTGGTGCAAACCAAACATAAAACTATTTTGTTGGCAAACGCCAGAGGTGCAGCTCAATATAATGGACAACAGTGGCAACCTATTCAGGCGCAATCTACCTTGTATGCGCTTCTCGACGACTCTACGGTAGTATACACTGGAGGTCGCTCCAGTTTTGGTTTTTTACAACTATTGCCCTCACGCCAATACCGTTTTCAGAGTTTGAGTCGCTCATCTAAAAAAATACCCCAAGAGATAGGCGATTTTCATTTTGTAAAAGGCAATGCCAGGTTCGTGTATTTTTTGAGCAATAAGGTATTAGTAGAGGTAGACCGTGCGCAACGAAAAGTAAGAAGGGTATGGCAAAACCAGGCTTTTCAGAGCTTGATGGTGTTCAAGGAAAAAGTATTAGTAAACATTCGCAACAAAGGCTTGCACCAAGTGCCTGCCCCCCCCAAAGATGGCGGCGATGAAGACAAAAAACCAAGCCCATTAGTAAAAGTAAACACTCAGGTAGATTTTGGCAAAATAAAGGTTTTATCAGCTTTTACTTCAGCCCGGTTTCTCTATGTGACTGCCCAAAACAAAGTGTATAAGTTTGATGGAGCCCAATGGACGGTACTTCCGCTTGCTGCCCAAAAATATTTAGAAGAACACACCCTTACCCAAGGAACCTTGCTTGGCTCAGGGCAATTGGCTCTGGGAACGCTCAACGGTGGGGTATTGATAGTAGCGCCTACATCGGGCAAAACCTTGTATATGATTAACCACCAAACGGGCTTGCCCGACGACGAGGTGCAAACTTTGGCGGCTGATCATCGCCAGGGCTTATGGATTGTACATACGCAGGGCATTTCGCGGGCGGTATTGCGTGCCCCTGTGACTAACTTTACTCATTATCCGGGTTTGGTGGGCAACCCTACTTCGGTTACTTATTGGCAAAAACAATTGTACGTAGCCACCAGCGAGGGGCTGTTTCAGTTGAAAAAAACGCGTAGTTTTCAAGACTTGGTAGCCCCCATTAAACGCCAACAACAAAAAGGCATCGTGGTTAGTAAAGAAGTAGGAGGAACAGGCGGGGTTACTTTGCAGTCGCAGAAAGTAGGAGGAACGGTAGTGGGTAACCTTATCAACAATGTGTTTGGCAAGAAAAAAGTAGTGGTAACAGTAAAACCCCGCCAACAGCCCAAAGCTCCGCCCAAGCCCCAGCCAAAAGTACCGCTGAGGCAACGCAACCTATTGCAAAGAGAACTGTACGCTTTGAGTTCTTTTCCTTATTTTTATCATAAAATTCCTGGTTTTTCGGCAAGGGTAAAGCAAATAGTCGCTACTGCCAATGAACTATTGTTGGGCAGCAACCAAGGCTTGTATGTATACCAAAACGGAAAGGTAGTACCAGTACTGAAAGAGGTGTATATACACCAGGTCAAAAAATCGCCTGACAATGATCAATTGGCCTATGTAGCCACCAGTGAAGGAGTAAAAAGTGTAACAAAGCAAGGGGGAAAGTGGAAGCTAAAAGATGACTTTGCAGCCATCAAGTCAGCGGTGTACTCTATGGCTTTTATAGGCAACAGTCTGTGGCTGGGGAGCGACAATCAAGCAATTAAAGTACACACCACCCCAGAGGGACAGTACCAAAGTCATCAAGTGTATCAATTGCCCCGTTATTATGTAGAAAATGTACAAGTGGTGGGCATTGGACAAGCCCCCGTATTGTTTTTGTCTAATGGTTTGTATCGTTTAGATGCTAAAAAACAGCAGTTTTACCGCGACTCATTGCTCAAAGACGTGCGCTTGCCCTACCAGATGGTGCAACGCCAGGGAGCCAATGTATGGACCAACTTACAGCAAAAATGGCTCAACCTGGCCGACAGCAGTCAGGTAGCACATTTGGCATTGTGTAGCCAGGTAAATGACATTTACCACGATCAGTCAAAAAATTTATGGGTGGTTGACAAAAACCAGGTACTTCGCATTGCTCCAGTGTCGGCCAAAGACAGTACCGGGTTCGATGTGTTGGTTGCCAGGGTGTTTGATCACCAACAGCAAAACCTCAAGCTCGACAATATTCGCTTATACCAAGGAGCTAAAGCCTACAGTCTTACGTTTGAACTAGGCGCTACACATTATTTAAATGAAGCCTCTACCCAATACCAGTATCGTATCAAAGGGCTCACCAAAGGCTGGAGCGAGTGGAAAAACAACGCCGAAATTAAGTTTACGTTTTTGCCCCGTGGCAAACACACTTTGGAACTAAGGGCAAAAAATGCGATTGGCGAAATAAGCCCTGTCAAAAAAATACGCTTTAGGGTGGTCCCTCCTTTCTGGAAAAGGTGGTGGTTTTATTTGTTAGAAGTATTGGTGTTGGCAGGTTTAGTCATTGCCTCGGCAGTGTCCAGTCGGTTCGAGCGGTTTGAACGTTACTCAAGCATCATTACTTTTGTCACCATTATTACCGTTTTTGAGTTTTTTATGATTACCCTTGAGCCTTCAGTAGACAATATTTCGGGAGGGGTGCCTGTGTTTAAATTATTTATGAATATTTTGCTGGCAATGTCGCTCAACCCACTTGAGCGCAGGTTCTCTGCCTGGCTTAGTGAAAACAAGCATCGGTTTCAGCAAAAACAATGA
- a CDS encoding MerC domain-containing protein, with protein MRNNLFKKADTLGIISSFLCLIHCISLPILVSIQPVVGKFIDEELHFLEYVFVGLSLIAVYFATRSSHVTLRMKWAFYIIFVLFTLGIFLEDAFVWLTYLAYAGSVGLIVMHIINIRHSMRCSVPEHAH; from the coding sequence ATGAGAAATAACTTATTCAAAAAAGCTGATACATTAGGCATTATCAGCTCATTTCTTTGTCTGATTCACTGTATTTCTTTGCCCATTTTGGTCAGCATACAACCAGTGGTAGGCAAGTTTATTGATGAAGAACTCCATTTTTTGGAATATGTATTTGTGGGGCTTAGCTTAATTGCAGTATATTTCGCTACACGCTCTTCGCATGTAACACTTCGCATGAAGTGGGCATTTTATATAATATTTGTTTTATTTACCTTGGGTATCTTTCTCGAAGATGCCTTTGTTTGGCTTACTTACCTAGCGTATGCCGGTTCTGTTGGGTTAATTGTGATGCACATCATCAATATTCGACACAGCATGCGTTGTTCAGTGCCTGAGCATGCCCATTGA
- the nudC gene encoding NAD(+) diphosphatase, which produces MTNHLHCSRQNYFTSNPLDRLANHRPTINLQEIMAADAPTYVVPVWQGKHLMQGNEPVFVPIAQAQHLVQDQSKWVFLGTREAHHYFAIEVAEEAPDEHPFWQQQGNFEKLRQASQASERAEAAILGYAQAMLYWNRNHLYCGRCGSATENQWAGHVRVCSNTDCGKKHYPRTDPAIITMITYQNQALLVRQPHWQPSTRLSLVAGFVEPGESLEEAVQREVMEEVGLEVDQVQYQSSQPWPFPGSIMLGFKAQATHQAFELLDQELEAARWFTRAQLKDAVAKEEVLLSSLVSISGVLINAWLNEEETEMVMDTAKM; this is translated from the coding sequence ATGACGAATCATTTACATTGCTCGAGGCAAAACTATTTTACCAGCAATCCGTTAGACCGTCTTGCTAATCACCGCCCTACGATTAATCTACAGGAAATAATGGCTGCCGATGCGCCTACTTATGTAGTCCCAGTATGGCAAGGCAAGCACTTGATGCAAGGCAATGAACCAGTATTTGTGCCCATAGCCCAAGCCCAGCACCTGGTGCAAGACCAAAGTAAGTGGGTGTTTTTGGGCACTAGAGAAGCCCACCACTATTTTGCTATAGAGGTAGCAGAAGAGGCGCCCGATGAGCATCCTTTTTGGCAGCAACAAGGCAATTTTGAGAAATTGAGGCAAGCAAGTCAGGCATCCGAACGCGCCGAAGCAGCCATATTGGGTTATGCCCAGGCAATGCTTTACTGGAACCGTAACCACCTGTATTGTGGGCGGTGTGGCAGTGCTACCGAAAACCAATGGGCAGGGCACGTGCGGGTGTGCAGCAATACCGATTGTGGTAAAAAACATTATCCACGTACTGACCCGGCAATTATTACCATGATTACCTACCAAAACCAGGCATTGTTGGTGCGCCAACCCCATTGGCAACCCAGCACAAGGTTGTCGTTAGTAGCAGGCTTTGTAGAACCAGGCGAGAGTTTGGAAGAAGCTGTTCAGCGTGAAGTAATGGAAGAGGTGGGGCTAGAGGTCGATCAGGTGCAATACCAATCGTCACAACCTTGGCCGTTTCCGGGATCTATTATGTTGGGCTTTAAGGCGCAAGCCACCCACCAAGCCTTTGAATTGCTGGATCAGGAACTGGAAGCTGCCCGTTGGTTTACCCGTGCCCAACTCAAAGATGCTGTCGCCAAAGAAGAAGTATTATTGTCGTCATTGGTCTCTATTTCGGGGGTGTTGATCAACGCCTGGCTCAACGAAGAAGAAACTGAAATGGTGATGGATACGGCAAAGATGTAA